One segment of Methylotuvimicrobium sp. KM2 DNA contains the following:
- a CDS encoding DUF4389 domain-containing protein: MKEQLNENLKKPNTWKRIAFMLVFAVIAGLVRVLLWAVILLQIASMLLTGSANKNILDLGKKLAAYLYHIVLFLTFNTERMPFPFADWNETETLDLPSHREDQD, from the coding sequence ATGAAGGAACAACTCAACGAAAACCTCAAAAAACCGAACACCTGGAAAAGAATCGCCTTCATGCTGGTATTCGCGGTCATCGCGGGATTGGTCAGGGTATTGTTGTGGGCGGTGATATTGCTGCAAATCGCCTCCATGCTGCTGACCGGCTCGGCCAATAAGAATATTCTCGATCTTGGGAAAAAGCTGGCGGCCTATCTGTATCATATCGTCCTGTTCTTGACCTTCAACACCGAGAGAATGCCCTTTCCATTCGCCGACTGGAACGAGACCGAAACCTTGGATTTGCCGTCTCACCGAGAAGACCAAGACTGA
- the dinB gene encoding DNA polymerase IV, translating into MEAARKIIHIDMDAFFAAVEQRDFPQYRNKPLIVGGLPGSRGVVSTCSYEARQFGVHSAMPSTTAHRLCPHAIFVKPRFEAYREASNSIRKIFADYTDLFEPLSLDEAYLDVSQCNRCKGSATLIAKDIKAKIKQQTGLTASAGVSYNKFLAKIASDLDKPNGLYLITPDDGPGFIETLPIGKFHGIGKATEKKMHDLGIFTGADLKTMPLASLQDYFGKAGLHYYHICRGIDNRQVNHQRIAKSIGVEVTFQEDLDNRETLLIQLQSLLNKALGKAKEKKLAAYTLTIKIKYSDFVQITRSRTLSKAITENLNAVPLLEDLLKTTPTDRRKVRLLGVALSSLASPNSNRQIDLFEQFQ; encoded by the coding sequence ATGGAAGCCGCTCGTAAAATCATCCACATCGATATGGATGCATTTTTTGCAGCGGTCGAACAACGCGATTTTCCGCAATACCGTAATAAACCGTTGATAGTCGGCGGACTGCCGGGGTCCCGAGGGGTGGTATCAACCTGCAGTTACGAAGCCCGGCAATTCGGCGTCCATTCAGCGATGCCATCGACGACTGCACATCGCCTCTGTCCTCATGCAATCTTCGTCAAACCGCGTTTCGAAGCGTACCGAGAAGCATCGAACAGCATCCGCAAAATCTTTGCCGACTATACCGATTTGTTCGAACCCTTATCGCTCGACGAAGCCTATCTTGACGTTAGCCAATGCAATCGCTGCAAAGGTTCCGCGACACTCATTGCGAAAGACATCAAGGCAAAAATCAAACAACAGACCGGACTGACCGCTTCCGCCGGCGTTTCCTATAACAAATTTCTGGCAAAAATAGCCTCCGATCTCGATAAACCGAACGGCTTGTATTTAATCACGCCCGACGACGGCCCCGGATTTATCGAAACTCTACCTATCGGAAAATTTCACGGCATCGGCAAGGCCACCGAGAAAAAAATGCATGACCTCGGCATTTTTACCGGAGCCGATTTAAAAACGATGCCGCTCGCCTCACTGCAAGATTATTTCGGTAAAGCCGGCTTGCATTATTACCATATTTGCCGAGGCATCGATAACCGCCAGGTCAATCACCAACGAATCGCTAAATCGATCGGTGTTGAAGTCACCTTTCAAGAAGATCTGGATAACCGCGAGACCTTATTGATACAGCTGCAAAGCCTGCTGAACAAAGCGCTCGGCAAGGCGAAAGAGAAAAAACTGGCGGCGTATACCCTAACGATAAAAATAAAATATAGCGATTTTGTGCAAATCACGCGTAGCAGAACGCTTTCGAAAGCGATCACCGAAAACTTAAATGCTGTACCTCTGTTGGAGGACTTATTGAAAACCACACCAACCGACCGTCGTAAGGTCCGCCTGCTGGGTGTCGCCTTGTCATCACTCGCCTCTCCCAACAGCAACCGACAAATCGATTTGTTCGAGCAGTTTCAGTAA
- a CDS encoding DNA-deoxyinosine glycosylase, producing the protein MSIVDGFPPIAGKSAKVLILGSMPSVASLSKGQYYGHPRNAFWPIMRQLFGAGPELDYRKRSRILIEHHVAVWDVLQTCFRSGSADANIDVDSIKINDFNRFFEQHRDIKRVLFNGGAAESLYRKHVLPILNSRFNHLEYQRVPSTSPAYAAMSLERKTMAWKAALTIVVNGRQ; encoded by the coding sequence ATGAGTATCGTTGACGGTTTTCCACCGATAGCCGGGAAATCGGCGAAAGTGTTGATTTTAGGGTCGATGCCTAGTGTCGCGTCATTGTCGAAAGGCCAATATTACGGACATCCTCGGAATGCGTTTTGGCCAATCATGAGACAATTGTTCGGTGCGGGGCCGGAATTGGATTATCGAAAGCGCAGTCGCATTTTAATCGAACATCATGTTGCGGTGTGGGATGTCTTGCAGACCTGTTTTCGGTCCGGCAGTGCCGATGCAAATATCGATGTCGATTCGATAAAAATAAACGACTTTAACCGTTTTTTCGAGCAACATCGGGATATAAAGCGAGTATTGTTTAACGGTGGCGCGGCGGAGAGCTTATATCGTAAGCATGTGTTGCCGATATTGAATAGCCGTTTCAATCACCTTGAATATCAGCGCGTACCTTCAACGAGTCCGGCCTATGCGGCGATGTCGTTGGAGCGGAAAACCATGGCGTGGAAGGCGGCGCTTACGATTGTAGTTAACGGTCGGCAATGA
- a CDS encoding L,D-transpeptidase family protein, producing MIIQKAKLALIALIFASSSGIHAAEFDLPKTPGDSLIGDRLEGADKHPQPHFYTVAAEEDTLLDIARRFYIGQNEILLANPTVDRWLPKEGTQVKIPNSRLLPNAPRKGIVINLPEYRMYYYPPNKSRVVTYPISIGRIDWKTPLGKTRISAKTRNPTWTPPESIKREHAARGDILPNVVPAGPDNPLGLYAMRLAIPGYLIHSTNKPFGVGMSVTHGCIRMLPENIEQLFPKVPVGTDVHIVNQPTKVGWLDDSLYIQVYPNLEKTEISYEDRLEQALELIVRANNNQLPVIEGAALRKALEEKNGRPVMIYKKPEPKTTSHSAKAAL from the coding sequence ATGATTATTCAAAAAGCAAAACTTGCGCTTATTGCGCTAATCTTCGCTTCAAGTAGCGGTATACACGCCGCCGAATTCGACCTCCCCAAAACCCCCGGCGACAGCCTAATCGGCGATCGCCTGGAAGGGGCCGATAAACATCCCCAACCGCACTTTTATACCGTCGCCGCCGAGGAAGACACGCTTTTGGACATAGCAAGGCGCTTCTACATCGGTCAAAATGAAATTTTATTGGCCAACCCCACCGTCGACCGCTGGCTACCCAAGGAGGGAACCCAAGTTAAGATACCTAATAGTCGCCTGTTACCCAATGCGCCTCGAAAAGGAATCGTGATTAACTTGCCTGAATACCGAATGTATTACTACCCGCCAAACAAGAGCCGCGTCGTCACGTATCCGATCAGCATCGGCAGAATTGACTGGAAAACGCCGCTCGGTAAAACCAGAATTTCCGCCAAAACGAGAAACCCGACCTGGACTCCGCCGGAATCCATAAAAAGAGAACATGCCGCGCGAGGCGATATTTTACCGAATGTCGTCCCGGCCGGCCCTGACAATCCTCTAGGCCTCTATGCCATGCGACTCGCCATACCGGGTTATCTAATTCATAGCACCAACAAACCTTTCGGAGTCGGCATGAGCGTAACTCATGGCTGTATTCGGATGTTGCCGGAAAATATCGAGCAATTATTTCCGAAAGTCCCGGTCGGCACCGATGTCCACATCGTCAACCAACCGACAAAAGTCGGCTGGCTCGATGACTCGCTCTATATCCAGGTCTATCCGAATCTGGAAAAAACCGAAATCAGCTATGAAGACCGACTGGAGCAGGCGCTGGAATTGATTGTTCGCGCGAATAACAACCAACTTCCTGTCATCGAAGGCGCCGCGCTTAGAAAAGCGCTCGAAGAAAAAAACGGCCGCCCCGTTATGATTTATAAAAAACCGGAGCCCAAAACAACTTCGCATTCAGCCAAGGCAGCGCTCTAG
- the rdgC gene encoding recombination-associated protein RdgC, whose product MWFKNLSVYRFTEDFTLTPAEFEEKLEQMPFRPCAAQQEMSFGWTAPLGRNSEQRVHATNGFMMVCAKVEEKVLPAAVINEMVLEKIQEAEDRENRKLSKKERTAIKEEICFELLPRAFTFSRKTYAYIDPKNGWLIVDSPSAKKAEDLISNLRKCLGSLPVVPPITQEKPVAVMTRWLMTQDTPGDITIEDECELRSPGDEGGIVRCKRHDLSLPEIKNHLDTGKQVIKLAINWADRISCIVDENLSIKRLKFLDLVQDQVADIETQDEAEQFDADFSIMSLELSTFLPRLIELFGGEHKS is encoded by the coding sequence ATGTGGTTTAAAAATCTATCCGTTTACCGTTTTACAGAAGACTTTACTTTAACGCCGGCCGAATTCGAAGAAAAACTCGAACAAATGCCGTTTCGCCCTTGCGCGGCCCAACAAGAAATGAGCTTCGGCTGGACTGCTCCGCTCGGCAGAAACTCTGAGCAACGGGTCCACGCCACCAACGGCTTCATGATGGTATGCGCAAAAGTGGAAGAAAAAGTGTTGCCCGCCGCCGTGATCAATGAAATGGTCCTGGAAAAGATTCAAGAAGCCGAGGACCGCGAAAACCGAAAACTCAGTAAAAAAGAACGCACCGCGATCAAGGAAGAAATCTGTTTCGAACTGCTACCGCGAGCCTTTACGTTTTCGCGCAAGACGTATGCCTATATCGACCCTAAAAACGGCTGGCTGATCGTCGACTCGCCATCGGCTAAAAAAGCCGAAGATTTAATCAGCAATCTACGAAAATGCCTGGGCTCGCTGCCGGTCGTGCCGCCGATTACTCAGGAGAAACCTGTCGCAGTGATGACGCGCTGGCTGATGACGCAAGACACACCGGGTGACATTACGATCGAAGACGAATGCGAATTACGCTCGCCCGGCGATGAAGGCGGCATTGTTCGCTGCAAACGCCACGATTTAAGCTTGCCCGAAATCAAAAACCATCTCGATACCGGCAAGCAAGTCATTAAGCTGGCCATCAACTGGGCGGATAGAATTTCTTGCATCGTGGACGAAAACTTGAGTATAAAACGCTTGAAGTTTTTAGATTTGGTTCAAGACCAGGTAGCCGATATCGAAACCCAAGACGAAGCCGAACAATTCGATGCCGATTTTTCGATTATGTCGCTGGAACTCTCGACATTCCTACCGCGTCTTATAGAATTATTTGGCGGCGAGCATAAATCATGA
- the dapF gene encoding diaminopimelate epimerase, translated as MIEFTKMHGLGNDFVVIDAINQSISLQAEQIRTWSDRHFGIGFDQLLLVENPVSPDADFKYRIFNADGSEVAQCGNGARCFAKFVRDKKLTDKDEIRVDTNAGQLLLKLNADGMITVNMGIPKHKPEEIPLKTQHEAKFYSVIANNIERGFGAVSLGNPHAVLQVHDIKHAPVNELGPLLESHPDFPERANIGFMQVIDRGHIKLRVYERGAAETLACGSGACAAAIIGIEQNLLDHEVIVELPGGSLTINWPGRGQPVLMTGPAVSVFEGRISL; from the coding sequence ATGATCGAATTCACTAAGATGCATGGACTCGGTAACGACTTTGTCGTGATCGATGCCATCAATCAAAGCATTTCATTACAGGCCGAACAAATCCGTACCTGGTCGGACCGCCATTTCGGCATCGGCTTCGATCAATTATTATTGGTCGAAAACCCGGTTAGTCCGGATGCCGATTTCAAATACCGTATCTTCAACGCTGACGGCAGCGAGGTTGCACAATGCGGTAACGGGGCGCGCTGCTTTGCGAAATTCGTCCGCGATAAAAAACTGACCGATAAAGACGAAATCCGCGTCGATACCAATGCCGGCCAACTATTGCTGAAGCTCAACGCGGACGGCATGATCACGGTCAACATGGGCATTCCTAAACACAAGCCCGAAGAAATCCCGCTAAAGACACAGCATGAAGCGAAGTTTTACAGCGTTATCGCCAATAATATCGAAAGAGGTTTCGGCGCGGTTTCGCTGGGTAACCCGCATGCCGTGCTTCAGGTTCACGACATCAAGCATGCGCCGGTCAATGAGTTAGGCCCTTTACTGGAAAGCCATCCCGATTTTCCCGAGCGCGCCAATATCGGTTTCATGCAAGTCATCGACCGCGGCCATATCAAGCTTCGCGTTTATGAGCGCGGAGCGGCGGAAACACTGGCCTGCGGAAGCGGCGCTTGCGCCGCCGCGATCATCGGCATCGAACAGAATTTACTCGACCATGAAGTCATCGTCGAATTGCCCGGCGGATCATTAACAATAAATTGGCCGGGGAGAGGGCAGCCGGTATTGATGACAGGACCCGCCGTTTCGGTTTTCGAGGGACGTATCTCTTTATGA
- a CDS encoding DUF2333 family protein, with product MSENDLPQNTQYKGILWTLGVIASAVLIVILILATWWSQEPDPFNVYDEAIERSKVDDTTDIPLGYVYANTLAHIAEVLLHKPGGYITNDAAPPGVFMDNMPSWELGALVILRDATTALRNHFARDQSQSAEDPDLAIAEPYFYYERNSWALPSTEAEYQKGIDSLHNYMVRLQKPVGKKPARFYSRADNLWQYVEVVIKRLGGLSTRLSASSEHTYIREMTVQITADSEVSRLKTEHVTTEPLTRTPWLEIDDIFWEARGASWALLHILKAIEHDFRAILIDKRAMNTVDIMIRALENSLQPIMSPMILNGSGFGLFANYSLTMANYIARANAAALDLRDIMNRG from the coding sequence ATGTCTGAAAACGATTTACCACAGAACACACAATATAAAGGGATCCTATGGACGCTTGGCGTCATCGCATCCGCGGTTCTTATTGTAATTCTAATTTTGGCAACCTGGTGGAGCCAGGAACCCGATCCGTTCAATGTTTATGACGAAGCGATAGAACGCTCCAAAGTCGACGACACGACCGACATTCCACTCGGTTATGTTTACGCAAATACCTTAGCGCATATCGCCGAAGTATTACTACACAAGCCCGGCGGCTATATCACTAACGACGCTGCACCTCCGGGCGTATTCATGGATAACATGCCAAGCTGGGAATTGGGGGCCTTGGTCATCTTACGCGACGCCACGACCGCACTACGCAATCATTTCGCGCGAGATCAATCGCAATCGGCCGAAGACCCAGATCTTGCGATCGCCGAGCCTTATTTCTATTACGAACGCAACTCCTGGGCGCTTCCGTCGACCGAAGCGGAATATCAAAAAGGCATCGATTCCTTACACAACTATATGGTCCGCCTTCAAAAACCGGTCGGCAAAAAACCAGCAAGATTTTATTCCCGAGCCGACAATCTTTGGCAGTATGTCGAGGTCGTAATTAAACGTCTGGGAGGTCTATCGACACGCCTATCCGCCAGCAGTGAGCATACTTATATTCGCGAAATGACTGTACAAATCACCGCAGATTCGGAAGTATCAAGACTCAAAACAGAACATGTCACAACAGAGCCGCTAACCCGAACACCTTGGCTAGAGATCGACGATATCTTTTGGGAGGCACGCGGTGCGTCCTGGGCTCTTTTGCATATACTTAAAGCAATCGAACACGATTTTAGAGCCATTTTGATCGACAAACGAGCAATGAATACCGTTGACATTATGATCCGAGCATTGGAAAACTCACTACAACCGATTATGAGCCCAATGATTCTCAACGGCAGCGGTTTCGGTCTGTTTGCGAATTATTCATTGACAATGGCTAATTATATCGCTCGGGCCAATGCCGCCGCATTGGATTTACGAGATATCATGAACCGCGGGTAA
- a CDS encoding DUF484 family protein produces the protein MKQQALNTLTDEQVEAYLQANPEFFNDHLNLLESMTIPHPSGDAISLISKQLEIFRAKHQELESQLTALIEIARDNDTSFNRMHKLTLALLDAATLDEAVANLEHVFVDFFMTDFVSVRIISEHEQTPIANLFIAPNDPNLQHFAPILSSSQPKCGRPTLAQARVLFGDEAAEVKSCAIIPMSFTQLEGIVAIGSREDNRFHYSMGNLFLTQMSEIIATRLISLLHQSEHD, from the coding sequence ATGAAACAACAAGCACTTAACACACTAACCGACGAACAAGTTGAAGCCTACTTACAGGCCAACCCCGAGTTCTTCAACGACCACCTTAATCTTCTGGAAAGCATGACGATACCGCATCCAAGCGGCGATGCGATTTCACTGATCTCCAAACAACTGGAAATTTTCAGAGCTAAACATCAGGAATTGGAAAGTCAATTAACGGCGCTGATTGAAATCGCCCGCGATAACGATACCTCGTTTAATCGCATGCATAAATTGACCTTGGCTTTACTCGACGCCGCCACGCTCGACGAAGCCGTCGCGAATCTCGAACATGTGTTCGTCGACTTTTTCATGACCGATTTCGTGTCCGTGCGCATCATATCCGAACATGAGCAAACGCCGATTGCCAATTTGTTTATCGCGCCGAACGACCCCAACCTTCAGCACTTCGCACCCATTCTGAGCAGCAGCCAGCCGAAATGCGGACGCCCCACTCTCGCGCAAGCCAGAGTCTTGTTCGGCGATGAGGCTGCAGAGGTCAAGTCCTGCGCGATCATCCCCATGTCGTTCACCCAACTCGAAGGCATTGTCGCGATCGGCAGCCGCGAAGACAACCGCTTCCATTACAGCATGGGTAATCTGTTTTTGACCCAAATGAGCGAAATTATTGCCACACGGTTGATTTCGTTGCTTCACCAATCGGAACATGACTGA
- a CDS encoding alpha-D-glucose phosphate-specific phosphoglucomutase → MEIKTIETHPFEDQNPGTSGLRKKVKTFQQPNYLENFVQSIFDSLDDIVDQKLVLGGDGRYFNRQAIQTIIKIAAANGFSKLIIGQGGLLSTPAASNLIRKYKAYGGLVLSASHNPGGPDEDFGIKYNVGNGGPAPEKYTQAFYRRSKEIASYKIAEIPDIDLDTVGTQKFGALTISILNPVNDYAELMQTIFDFDLLKQSIGSGYITLKFDAMHAITGPYAKTILEDMLGAKPGSVINAVPLEDFGGGHPDPNLAHAEELAETMFGPNAPTFGAASDGDGDRNMIMGSQIFVTPSDSLAILAANASLIPGYAKGISGVARSMPTSQAVDRVAAQQNLPCFETPTGWKFFGNLLDAGKITLCGEESFGTGSDHVREKDGLWAVLFWLNLIARKRQSVADIVTEHWQRFGRDIYARHDYEAVATDIADGIVTYLREQLPTLPGKAFGDYIVKYADEFAYTDPVDGSVSKNQGIRIGFENGSRIVFRLSGTGTVGATLRIYLERYEPDSNLHDQDAQSALAPLIELAEQFCEIKKRTDRSGPTVIT, encoded by the coding sequence ATGGAAATAAAAACAATAGAAACTCATCCATTCGAAGACCAAAACCCCGGGACATCGGGACTTAGAAAGAAAGTGAAAACCTTTCAACAACCGAACTATCTTGAAAATTTTGTTCAGTCAATCTTCGACTCTCTCGATGATATTGTAGACCAAAAACTTGTTTTAGGTGGTGACGGACGCTATTTTAACCGACAAGCCATTCAAACGATCATAAAAATTGCCGCCGCGAACGGTTTTAGCAAATTGATTATCGGCCAAGGCGGTTTATTATCGACACCCGCCGCATCCAACCTGATTCGAAAATACAAAGCCTATGGCGGGCTGGTGCTATCCGCCAGCCACAATCCCGGAGGACCGGATGAAGATTTCGGCATCAAATACAATGTCGGCAACGGCGGCCCCGCACCCGAAAAGTATACTCAGGCATTTTACCGGCGCAGCAAGGAAATCGCTTCCTACAAAATTGCAGAAATCCCTGACATCGACCTCGACACCGTCGGCACCCAAAAATTCGGGGCGCTTACCATAAGCATCCTAAACCCCGTCAACGATTACGCCGAATTGATGCAAACCATTTTCGATTTCGATTTACTCAAGCAAAGCATCGGCTCCGGCTATATCACGCTTAAATTCGATGCGATGCACGCAATCACAGGCCCCTATGCCAAAACGATTCTGGAGGACATGCTTGGCGCAAAACCCGGCTCTGTGATCAATGCCGTACCTTTGGAAGACTTCGGCGGCGGTCATCCGGACCCGAACCTGGCACATGCGGAAGAATTGGCCGAGACAATGTTCGGACCGAACGCACCGACGTTTGGAGCGGCATCGGATGGCGACGGCGATCGTAACATGATCATGGGCTCGCAAATATTCGTGACGCCGAGCGATAGCCTGGCCATCTTAGCGGCCAATGCAAGTTTGATTCCCGGCTACGCAAAAGGCATCAGCGGCGTCGCACGCTCGATGCCGACCAGCCAAGCCGTCGATAGGGTAGCAGCGCAACAGAACCTGCCTTGTTTCGAAACACCGACCGGCTGGAAATTTTTCGGAAACCTATTGGACGCCGGCAAAATCACGTTATGCGGCGAAGAAAGCTTCGGCACCGGATCAGACCATGTCCGGGAAAAAGACGGCTTATGGGCGGTATTATTCTGGCTCAATCTCATTGCCAGAAAAAGACAATCGGTTGCCGACATCGTCACCGAACACTGGCAACGATTCGGTCGAGATATTTATGCTCGCCATGATTACGAAGCCGTAGCCACCGATATTGCGGACGGCATCGTCACTTATCTTCGCGAACAATTACCGACCCTACCGGGCAAGGCATTCGGCGATTATATCGTCAAATATGCCGATGAATTCGCGTATACCGACCCGGTCGACGGCAGCGTCAGCAAAAACCAAGGCATCCGAATCGGTTTTGAAAACGGTTCGCGGATCGTATTCCGCCTATCCGGCACCGGCACCGTAGGCGCCACGCTTCGAATTTATTTGGAGCGTTACGAACCCGACAGCAATTTACATGATCAAGACGCACAAAGCGCATTAGCGCCACTCATCGAATTGGCGGAACAATTTTGCGAGATCAAAAAACGAACCGACAGAAGCGGACCTACTGTAATCACTTGA
- a CDS encoding Lpp/OprI family alanine-zipper lipoprotein produces MKKLAKLSVVALTASLAVGCASTSDVENLQSQIDDLNTKVSRAASDAASAKSAAADASARAAAAEAAANRAASYAQDANSKLDRLFKKSMMK; encoded by the coding sequence ATGAAAAAATTAGCGAAATTATCAGTGGTTGCTCTTACAGCAAGTCTGGCTGTAGGTTGTGCGAGTACTTCCGACGTTGAAAACCTGCAATCTCAAATCGACGATTTGAATACTAAGGTTTCAAGAGCAGCTTCCGATGCGGCTAGTGCGAAAAGCGCTGCTGCTGACGCATCTGCAAGAGCGGCAGCTGCAGAGGCTGCGGCAAACCGCGCAGCAAGCTACGCACAAGATGCGAACAGCAAGTTGGATCGTCTGTTCAAAAAATCAATGATGAAATAA
- the yjgA gene encoding ribosome biogenesis factor YjgA, whose protein sequence is MIEEYQEYEEFDDEVEYYAVRPNKTQIKRDIAVLFELGEELVALSAAQLSTLDLPEDLHKAVIGATGMPPKGARKRQMKFICGLLRKLDVDPITEKLARIKNQSAHATREHHKIERWRDRLISEGQDALTELIDEYPQTDRQLLRQLMRSAQKEAAEARPPKSTRELYRYLKELFEAESE, encoded by the coding sequence ATGATTGAAGAATATCAGGAATACGAAGAATTCGACGATGAAGTCGAATATTATGCGGTTAGGCCTAACAAAACACAGATAAAACGCGATATTGCCGTTTTATTCGAACTGGGAGAGGAATTGGTCGCGTTATCGGCGGCGCAATTAAGTACCTTGGATTTGCCTGAGGATTTACACAAGGCAGTTATCGGTGCGACTGGAATGCCGCCGAAAGGTGCCAGAAAAAGGCAGATGAAGTTTATTTGCGGTTTACTCAGAAAGTTGGATGTCGATCCGATTACCGAAAAATTGGCGAGGATAAAAAACCAGAGCGCTCATGCGACTAGGGAGCATCACAAAATAGAGCGTTGGCGCGATCGCTTGATTTCAGAAGGTCAAGACGCCTTGACCGAATTGATCGACGAATATCCGCAAACCGACCGGCAATTGTTAAGGCAATTAATGCGCAGTGCGCAAAAAGAGGCTGCAGAAGCTCGACCTCCGAAATCCACGCGGGAACTGTACCGTTATTTGAAGGAGTTGTTCGAAGCCGAATCCGAATGA
- a CDS encoding L,D-transpeptidase — MSEPLMRQITRFLNYTKTQANSSLFMIRIGVFPILFLLASNSHASNDVWLLIDTNALTLEVKKGEQTLERLENIAIGRNGAGFKEVRGDDVTPLGTYKIGWINEKSSFYRFFGLSYPSVDNAHAALDKGLIDPLTFETIVEAHQKHSIPPQNTPLGGQIGIHGLGRGDEKIHRTMNWTHGCIALTNRQIDRLSKWVDKEITVQIK; from the coding sequence ATGAGTGAGCCTTTAATGCGACAAATAACACGGTTTTTAAATTACACTAAAACACAAGCTAATAGTAGTTTATTTATGATCCGAATTGGCGTGTTTCCGATTCTTTTTTTGTTGGCGTCAAATTCCCATGCCAGTAACGATGTCTGGTTATTGATCGATACTAATGCGCTGACGCTTGAAGTTAAGAAAGGAGAACAGACGTTAGAGAGGTTGGAAAACATTGCGATAGGCCGAAATGGCGCGGGTTTTAAAGAGGTGCGCGGCGATGATGTCACTCCTTTAGGGACTTACAAAATTGGCTGGATCAATGAAAAAAGCAGTTTTTATCGTTTTTTCGGCTTGTCTTATCCTTCGGTTGATAATGCTCATGCCGCACTTGACAAGGGGCTTATCGATCCGTTAACTTTTGAGACGATTGTCGAGGCACACCAAAAACACAGTATTCCCCCCCAGAATACTCCCTTAGGGGGGCAAATCGGCATTCACGGTTTGGGGCGTGGCGATGAGAAAATTCATAGAACTATGAATTGGACTCATGGCTGTATTGCATTGACTAATCGGCAAATCGACCGTTTGAGTAAGTGGGTTGATAAAGAAATTACGGTGCAAATAAAATAA
- the xerC gene encoding tyrosine recombinase XerC: MTEDALTQLTSFLSYLQTEKRLSDHTVEGYRHDLERLRDFCVEHDIEEWSAIQTSDIRTHIATRHRRGLGSKSLQRELSAIRSLFGYLLKKNLATLNPAQAVKAPKQDRKLPKVLDVDQVTGFLEADTDSWLEIRDQAIFELFYSCGLRLSELTALDLVDIDLADCSLVVQSGKGGKSRILPIGSKAVEALKNWLPLRADLNRGDEPALFLSARGTRLAQRSVQLRLENWCRKKGIAEHIHPHMLRHSFASHLLESSGDLRAVQELLGHSTIGTTQIYTHLNFQHLAEVYDQAHPRAKKRTP, encoded by the coding sequence ATGACTGAAGACGCGCTGACTCAGTTAACTAGCTTTTTAAGCTACTTGCAAACCGAAAAACGCTTGTCCGACCATACCGTCGAAGGCTACCGACACGACTTGGAAAGACTGCGCGATTTTTGTGTCGAACACGACATTGAAGAATGGTCGGCAATTCAAACCAGCGATATTCGCACCCATATCGCCACAAGGCACCGGCGAGGACTCGGTAGCAAAAGCTTGCAGCGCGAATTATCGGCGATACGCAGTTTGTTCGGATATTTGCTGAAAAAAAACCTCGCCACGCTAAACCCGGCCCAGGCGGTCAAAGCGCCCAAGCAGGATAGAAAACTCCCCAAAGTGCTCGATGTCGACCAAGTAACAGGCTTCCTCGAAGCCGATACCGATTCTTGGCTGGAAATCAGGGATCAAGCGATTTTTGAATTATTTTATTCCTGCGGCCTGCGCCTTAGCGAATTGACCGCGCTCGATTTAGTCGATATCGATTTAGCCGATTGCAGTTTAGTCGTACAGTCGGGAAAAGGCGGAAAATCCAGAATATTACCGATCGGCAGTAAAGCCGTCGAGGCACTGAAAAACTGGTTGCCATTACGCGCCGACCTCAATCGCGGCGATGAGCCTGCGCTGTTTTTATCGGCCAGAGGCACCCGACTCGCACAACGTAGCGTACAACTAAGACTCGAAAACTGGTGTCGAAAAAAAGGGATCGCCGAACATATCCACCCGCATATGCTGAGACATTCCTTTGCCAGTCATTTACTCGAATCCAGCGGCGATCTTAGAGCCGTTCAGGAATTACTCGGCCATAGCACAATCGGCACGACGCAAATCTATACCCATCTTAATTTCCAACATCTTGCCGAAGTTTACGATCAGGCCCATCCCCGCGCTAAAAAAAGAACGCCTTGA